In Methylovirgula sp., a single genomic region encodes these proteins:
- a CDS encoding DUF1614 domain-containing protein, with the protein MHYLPLSLPFFFMLGGILVLLVIWVEVRALTFAYQRAGISSPAALFMLFASWVGSYVNIPLFWLHGRPVMSDQQVDFFGMQYVVPTADWQGTVLAVNVGGCVIPVLLSLYILTRYDLWVLGAVGTAIVAVITHMMATPVHGVGIALPIFVPPIITAIVAVILSRTYAGPLAYISGSLGVLIGADLSNLNKVADLGAPVASIGGAGTFDGIFLTGVLAVLLASLTAPRYQPALGR; encoded by the coding sequence ATGCATTATTTGCCGCTGTCGCTGCCGTTCTTTTTCATGCTCGGGGGCATTCTTGTCCTGCTCGTCATCTGGGTCGAGGTCCGGGCGCTGACATTTGCCTATCAGCGTGCCGGGATCAGTTCGCCCGCTGCCTTGTTCATGCTGTTCGCCTCCTGGGTCGGCAGCTATGTGAACATCCCGCTGTTCTGGCTGCACGGCCGCCCGGTCATGTCGGATCAGCAGGTTGATTTCTTTGGCATGCAATATGTCGTGCCGACCGCCGATTGGCAGGGAACGGTACTTGCCGTGAATGTCGGCGGTTGCGTGATTCCCGTTCTGCTCTCGCTCTATATCCTGACGAGATACGATCTTTGGGTGCTCGGCGCGGTCGGGACCGCAATTGTCGCGGTCATCACGCATATGATGGCAACTCCGGTGCACGGCGTCGGCATTGCGTTGCCGATCTTTGTGCCGCCGATCATCACGGCGATCGTCGCCGTCATTCTCTCTCGCACTTATGCCGGCCCGCTTGCCTATATCAGCGGCAGCCTCGGCGTGCTGATTGGCGCGGACCTCTCGAATCTGAACAAGGTCGCCGACCTTGGCGCGCCCGTCGCGTCGATCGGTGGGGCGGGGACGTTCGACGGCATTTTCCTGACCGGCGTGCTGGCCGTGCTGTTGGCGAGCCTCACCGCGCCGCGTTATCAGCCTGCTTTAGGCCGTTAG
- the infA gene encoding translation initiation factor IF-1: MSKEELLEFPGVITELLPNATFRVKLENEHEIIAHTAGKMRKNRIRVLTGDKVLVEMTPYDLTKGRITYRFK, translated from the coding sequence ATGTCGAAAGAAGAATTGCTCGAGTTTCCGGGCGTAATCACAGAATTGCTCCCGAACGCGACCTTCCGGGTCAAACTCGAGAATGAGCACGAAATTATTGCCCATACGGCCGGAAAGATGCGTAAGAACCGCATCCGCGTCTTGACCGGCGACAAAGTCCTCGTCGAGATGACCCCCTACGACCTGACCAAGGGTCGCATTACCTATCGTTTCAAGTAA
- a CDS encoding polyphosphate kinase 2 family protein codes for MDYRKKFIVAPDKKLRLSEIDPAGTPDQKSEAGAADLTEDYRHRLAQLQTLLYAENKRALLIVLQAMDAGGKDGTISHVMRCMNPQGVSVARFETPTPEEQAHDFLWRVHIKVPRRSQVGVFNRSHYEEVLITRVHKLIDKETCRSRYAQIRDFESELLDNGTHILKFFLHISKEEQLARFAQRLEDPQRNWKISEADYTEREFWDAYMDAYEEAMSATSTKDAPWFVIPSNHKWFRNLAISQIVAETMVDFGMKYPKPSVDLAKIRRDYHTAVTEADGKKKRKT; via the coding sequence ATGGACTATCGCAAGAAATTCATCGTCGCACCGGATAAAAAGCTTCGCCTCTCGGAAATCGACCCAGCGGGTACGCCGGATCAAAAATCCGAGGCCGGTGCCGCCGATCTGACCGAGGACTACCGGCATAGGCTCGCCCAGCTGCAGACCCTGCTCTATGCCGAAAACAAGCGGGCTTTGCTCATCGTGCTCCAAGCTATGGATGCCGGCGGCAAGGATGGGACCATTTCGCATGTGATGCGATGCATGAACCCACAAGGCGTCAGTGTTGCGCGCTTCGAAACGCCGACGCCTGAAGAACAAGCGCATGACTTTCTCTGGCGTGTCCATATCAAGGTGCCGCGGCGCAGCCAGGTCGGCGTGTTCAACCGGTCGCATTACGAAGAGGTGCTGATCACTCGCGTGCATAAGCTGATCGACAAAGAGACCTGCAGGTCACGCTACGCGCAGATTCGCGATTTCGAATCAGAGCTTCTCGACAACGGCACGCATATCCTCAAATTCTTCCTGCATATCAGCAAGGAGGAACAGCTCGCACGCTTCGCCCAGCGGCTCGAAGACCCACAGCGCAATTGGAAGATCAGCGAGGCGGATTATACCGAGCGCGAATTCTGGGACGCCTATATGGACGCCTATGAAGAAGCGATGAGCGCGACGAGTACCAAGGATGCGCCCTGGTTCGTCATCCCGTCGAACCACAAATGGTTCCGCAATCTGGCGATCTCCCAGATCGTCGCGGAAACCATGGTGGACTTCGGCATGAAATATCCCAAGCCCAGCGTCGATCTTGCCAAAATCCGCCGCGACTATCACACGGCGGTTACGGAGGCGGACGGGAAGAAAAAGCGCAAGACCTAA
- a CDS encoding glutathione S-transferase family protein gives MSLTLLIANKAYSSWSLRPFILMRHLGIAFDEIAIPLGQETTRADILKYSPSARCPALIDGDLVVWDSLAIIEYVAEKFPDLPVWPRDRAARAVARSLAAEMHSGFQPLRVHLPMNMRRAVKRRDLTLEVLADIARLEIAWSDARGRFGAGGDFLFGNFCAADAMFAPVVNRLYIYDAPVSAASRAYMEAVMALPAYQDWRKGAAAETWRIAKYEEV, from the coding sequence GTGTCGCTCACGCTTCTCATCGCCAACAAGGCTTATTCGTCCTGGTCGCTGCGGCCCTTCATCCTCATGCGCCATTTGGGGATCGCGTTCGACGAAATCGCGATTCCCCTGGGTCAGGAGACGACGCGGGCGGATATTCTCAAATATTCGCCGTCGGCGCGATGTCCAGCCTTGATCGACGGCGATCTCGTGGTTTGGGATTCGCTCGCCATCATCGAATATGTGGCAGAGAAATTTCCTGATCTGCCGGTCTGGCCGCGCGACCGGGCGGCACGTGCCGTCGCCCGCTCGCTGGCGGCTGAAATGCATTCGGGTTTCCAGCCGCTGCGTGTCCATTTGCCGATGAACATGCGCCGCGCGGTGAAACGTCGCGATCTCACGCTAGAGGTCCTGGCGGATATTGCGCGTCTTGAAATTGCATGGTCCGATGCGCGCGGAAGATTTGGCGCGGGCGGCGACTTTTTGTTCGGGAATTTCTGTGCAGCAGACGCGATGTTCGCGCCGGTGGTGAACCGGCTCTACATCTACGATGCGCCGGTCAGCGCGGCGAGCCGGGCATATATGGAAGCGGTCATGGCGTTGCCTGCCTATCAGGATTGGCGCAAAGGCGCTGCGGCGGAGACTTGGCGCATCGCCAAATACGAGGAAGTCTAA
- a CDS encoding DUF1489 domain-containing protein produces the protein MTLHLLKLAVGAESIADLEDFQARRAQPPFHVTRMVPRRVEELLDGGSLYWVIKGQIAVRQPLQAIEAFTDDDGVSRCRLVLDAAIVRVRPRPFRAFQGWRYLQPKDSPPDLASRDVAEMPETLRSELAALGLL, from the coding sequence TTGACGCTTCATCTGCTGAAACTTGCCGTTGGCGCGGAGTCGATTGCCGATCTTGAGGATTTTCAAGCACGCCGCGCTCAGCCGCCATTTCATGTGACGCGCATGGTCCCCCGGCGCGTCGAAGAATTGCTCGATGGCGGCTCGCTCTATTGGGTCATCAAGGGGCAGATTGCCGTCCGGCAGCCGCTACAGGCAATCGAAGCCTTCACCGACGACGATGGCGTGAGCCGCTGTCGGCTGGTGCTCGACGCGGCGATTGTACGGGTCCGGCCGCGGCCGTTTCGAGCCTTTCAGGGCTGGCGCTATCTGCAGCCGAAGGATTCGCCGCCGGATCTCGCGAGCCGGGATGTCGCCGAGATGCCGGAGACGTTACGCAGCGAACTTGCAGCTCTCGGCTTATTATGA
- a CDS encoding DnaJ domain-containing protein yields MPYLLVGFLVFYLVLWGMRAFARANPAALAVALRRFGGVLVLLLAGLALLRGSPDGAVVLAAIGLWLLASAAKSWRSRLSTIAGRRTGATSRLRSAVIEMEVDHASGTICGTVLAGPDEGKSLAQMTREQCETLHALCLREDPDGAKLLEAYLDRRFPGWRPARNESADARRWRAQTSARPGIMTEDEAYEVLGLHKGATRDDVVRSHRSLIKKLHPDHGGSTDLAARVNEAKDVLMRRHN; encoded by the coding sequence ATGCCTTATCTCCTCGTAGGCTTTTTGGTCTTTTATCTCGTGCTTTGGGGCATGCGGGCCTTTGCCCGTGCAAACCCCGCCGCGCTTGCCGTGGCTCTGCGGCGTTTTGGCGGCGTCCTGGTGTTGCTCCTTGCGGGATTGGCGCTTTTACGGGGCAGCCCGGATGGAGCGGTGGTCCTCGCCGCGATCGGGCTCTGGCTTCTGGCAAGCGCCGCGAAATCATGGCGTAGCCGGCTAAGCACGATTGCCGGGCGGCGCACCGGGGCGACATCGCGGTTGCGCTCCGCCGTCATTGAGATGGAGGTCGATCATGCCTCCGGCACGATCTGCGGCACGGTGCTGGCGGGACCTGACGAGGGCAAGTCGCTCGCACAGATGACGCGCGAACAATGCGAGACGTTGCACGCCCTGTGTTTGCGCGAAGATCCGGACGGCGCGAAGCTTTTAGAGGCTTATCTGGACCGCCGGTTTCCCGGATGGCGTCCGGCACGAAACGAGAGTGCGGACGCGCGGCGCTGGCGCGCGCAGACTTCTGCCCGTCCGGGCATAATGACTGAGGATGAGGCCTATGAGGTCCTGGGCCTTCACAAGGGGGCGACGCGTGACGACGTCGTGCGCTCGCACCGGTCCTTGATAAAGAAATTGCATCCCGACCACGGGGGATCGACGGATCTTGCTGCTCGTGTCAACGAGGCCAAGGACGTTTTGATGCGCAGACACAACTAA
- a CDS encoding phosphatidylcholine/phosphatidylserine synthase: MSDPLPRRFSVHEREPEQGERRLGLVRGRRFRPVPLRIILPNLVTLLALSMGLTGIRFAIEGQFQIAVLVVIIAAILDGLDGRIARALRGTSRFGAELDSLADFVDFGVAPGLILYLWNLHQLKSFGWFAALVFAIACALRLARFNVSLDDPDRASWEGNFFTGMPAPAGAILGLLPLYLNFSFLGLPATHVTAPFEIAYVLLIAFLMASRIPHFSAKKIGRVPREYVIVVLFAIAALILLLASFPMEVLACLSLVYLATIPLAVMKYRAFAARDTKAAT, from the coding sequence ATGAGCGATCCTTTGCCGCGACGATTTTCTGTGCATGAACGCGAGCCGGAACAGGGCGAGCGCCGGCTCGGACTCGTGCGCGGGCGCCGTTTTCGGCCGGTGCCGTTACGCATCATCCTGCCCAACCTCGTGACGTTGCTGGCCCTTTCGATGGGCCTGACGGGCATCCGTTTTGCCATCGAGGGGCAATTCCAGATCGCGGTTCTTGTCGTGATTATCGCCGCCATTCTAGACGGTCTCGACGGGCGCATCGCGCGGGCGTTGCGCGGCACGAGCCGTTTCGGGGCAGAGCTTGATTCGCTGGCCGATTTTGTCGATTTCGGCGTCGCGCCCGGCTTGATCCTTTATCTTTGGAACCTGCATCAGCTCAAAAGCTTCGGCTGGTTTGCCGCGCTGGTCTTCGCCATCGCCTGTGCGCTACGGCTCGCCCGCTTCAACGTTTCGCTCGATGATCCCGACCGCGCGAGCTGGGAAGGCAATTTTTTCACCGGCATGCCGGCTCCCGCCGGCGCGATCCTTGGGCTTTTGCCGCTGTATCTTAATTTCTCGTTCCTGGGCCTTCCAGCGACGCACGTAACGGCGCCGTTCGAAATCGCCTATGTGCTGCTGATCGCCTTCCTGATGGCGAGCCGGATTCCGCATTTTTCGGCGAAGAAGATCGGCCGCGTGCCGCGCGAATATGTCATTGTCGTTCTGTTCGCCATTGCAGCTTTGATATTGCTGCTGGCGAGCTTTCCTATGGAAGTTCTGGCCTGCCTCAGCCTGGTCTATCTCGCGACCATCCCCCTGGCGGTCATGAAATACCGGGCTTTCGCCGCGCGGGACACAAAGGCCGCTACTTGA
- a CDS encoding phosphatidylserine decarboxylase: MSVIDSIRKQIPPIHPEGYIFIAIFVVITLIAGWIFDPLFWIGLLLTIWCALFFRDPVRVTPQASDLVISPADGKVSAVGLAAPPPELGLGADPLPRISIFMSVFNVHVNRAPMAGRVAKIAYRPGIFLNADLDKASEDNERNGLVIDTAAGRIGVVQIAGLIARRIVCFVEQGDSVDAGERFGLIRFGSRVDVYLPHGARALVAEGATAIAGETILADFHADEPVRLFKLA; encoded by the coding sequence ATGAGCGTCATCGACTCCATCCGTAAGCAAATTCCGCCGATCCACCCGGAAGGCTATATTTTCATCGCGATTTTCGTGGTGATTACGCTCATTGCAGGCTGGATCTTCGATCCGCTGTTCTGGATCGGCTTGCTGCTGACGATCTGGTGCGCGCTTTTCTTCCGCGATCCGGTGCGGGTGACGCCGCAGGCGAGCGATCTCGTCATTTCGCCGGCGGATGGCAAGGTTTCCGCCGTGGGTCTCGCCGCGCCGCCACCCGAATTGGGCCTCGGCGCCGACCCCTTGCCGCGCATCTCGATTTTTATGTCGGTCTTCAATGTGCATGTGAATCGCGCGCCGATGGCGGGCCGCGTCGCCAAGATCGCTTACCGGCCGGGTATCTTTCTCAACGCGGATCTCGACAAGGCCAGCGAGGACAACGAGCGCAACGGCCTCGTGATCGACACGGCCGCGGGGCGGATTGGCGTCGTTCAGATTGCCGGCCTCATCGCCCGGCGAATCGTTTGCTTCGTCGAACAAGGCGATAGCGTCGATGCGGGTGAGCGTTTCGGCCTGATCCGCTTTGGGTCGCGGGTCGATGTCTATCTGCCGCATGGGGCGCGGGCGCTGGTCGCGGAAGGCGCGACCGCGATTGCGGGCGAGACCATCCTGGCCGATTTCCACGCCGATGAGCCGGTGCGCCTGTTCAAGCTGGCCTAG
- a CDS encoding Maf-like protein, whose protein sequence is MSGESKPWRPKLILASASVRRLELLQQIGLDPDALIPADLDETPNRGELPRVLAARLAAEKAEAAAKIAAQRPELEGAFLVAADTVVAVGRRILPKCEVVDEATQCLRLLSGRIHRVYTGVTLITPKGGRRRRLVESRVRFKRFSTDEIEAYLASGEWRGKAGGYAIQGLAGAFVVKLVGSYTGVVGLPLYETLSLLAGEGFPAHFFWLNRV, encoded by the coding sequence GTGAGCGGCGAGAGCAAACCCTGGCGGCCCAAGCTGATCCTCGCTTCGGCGTCCGTGCGCCGGCTCGAACTCTTGCAGCAGATCGGGCTTGATCCCGACGCCTTGATTCCCGCCGATCTCGACGAGACACCCAATCGTGGCGAGTTGCCGCGTGTTCTCGCCGCGCGACTTGCGGCCGAAAAGGCGGAGGCCGCAGCAAAGATCGCTGCCCAGCGGCCCGAACTCGAGGGCGCCTTTCTGGTCGCGGCCGATACAGTTGTCGCAGTCGGGCGCCGCATCCTGCCGAAATGCGAGGTCGTCGATGAAGCGACGCAATGTCTGCGGCTGCTCTCGGGCCGCATTCACCGTGTCTATACCGGCGTGACGCTCATCACCCCCAAGGGCGGCCGCCGGCGGCGGCTGGTCGAGTCGCGCGTGCGCTTCAAACGCTTCTCTACCGATGAGATCGAGGCCTATCTCGCCTCCGGGGAATGGCGCGGCAAAGCCGGCGGCTATGCGATCCAGGGGCTCGCTGGCGCTTTTGTGGTAAAGCTCGTGGGGTCTTATACGGGCGTGGTCGGTCTGCCGCTTTACGAGACGCTGTCGTTACTTGCGGGGGAAGGGTTCCCGGCGCATTTCTTCTGGTTGAATCGCGTCTAG
- a CDS encoding YdcF family protein gives MFFVVAKLFWALAEPFNFLLILGLIGVALSFSPWRCWGHRLCVISLALFTILTFSPLGAFLLRPIEDRFPLPPLNIAAPTGIIVLGGGLDEDLTATRHEPTEVGERVTMGAVLARRFPKARLIFTGGSSSLRPSGADEATGVRELWTELGVDPGRMAFETRSRNTWENGLFARPLTRPQPGDTFLLVTAAWHMPRAMGVFRKLGYHVIAYPTDYMTLGDSRDYGWFHLGIGQLGMFQAGLHEWIGLTVYHFTGKTSAWFPAP, from the coding sequence ATGTTTTTCGTTGTTGCCAAGCTGTTTTGGGCGCTCGCTGAGCCGTTCAATTTTCTACTGATCCTGGGCTTGATCGGGGTGGCGCTGAGTTTCAGCCCGTGGCGCTGTTGGGGTCATCGGCTCTGCGTGATCTCGCTCGCTCTTTTCACGATCCTGACCTTCTCGCCGCTCGGCGCATTTCTGCTACGGCCAATCGAGGATCGTTTTCCGCTGCCGCCTTTGAATATCGCCGCGCCGACCGGCATCATCGTTCTCGGCGGCGGCCTCGACGAGGATCTGACGGCGACCCGGCACGAGCCGACAGAGGTGGGCGAGCGCGTGACGATGGGCGCGGTCCTCGCGCGCCGGTTTCCCAAGGCACGCCTGATCTTTACCGGCGGCTCCTCAAGCCTGCGCCCGAGTGGCGCGGATGAAGCGACCGGCGTGCGCGAGCTTTGGACCGAATTGGGCGTCGATCCGGGACGCATGGCCTTTGAGACGAGATCACGGAATACCTGGGAGAACGGCCTTTTCGCCCGCCCGCTGACGCGGCCGCAGCCGGGCGACACGTTCCTTCTGGTCACCGCGGCCTGGCACATGCCACGCGCGATGGGCGTGTTCCGCAAGCTCGGCTACCATGTCATCGCCTATCCGACGGACTACATGACCCTCGGAGATAGTCGCGATTATGGCTGGTTCCATCTTGGCATCGGACAGCTCGGGATGTTCCAGGCTGGTCTACACGAATGGATCGGCCTGACCGTCTATCATTTCACTGGCAAGACGAGTGCCTGGTTCCCGGCGCCCTAA
- a CDS encoding tetratricopeptide repeat protein, translated as MRHLWLAVAIVPFALSTAPAFAVDPLDIQHCQQQGDADLAISGCGKIAADKSIDVHDRAVAAFNLGIGYYAKNDLDNAIKAWTDAVSFEPAYAHAYNNLAKAYLAKTDFGSAIKNYDQVIKLDPKHALAYKGRGIAEFFNGEKDKAKADFEQAVALDSSDAYSLLWLELTKRRLGAKASPDLAKATTQVNMTSWPAPLLLLYAGQMTPHDVVLAAQNVDLKVSKARMCDVGFYAGEFSLAQGEKSDAIELFNHSLDVCFNSVDEKTAATAELKALGQN; from the coding sequence ATGCGTCATTTATGGTTGGCGGTTGCCATCGTTCCGTTCGCGCTTTCCACAGCGCCCGCTTTTGCCGTCGATCCGCTCGACATTCAGCATTGCCAGCAGCAGGGCGATGCGGATCTGGCGATCAGTGGTTGCGGCAAGATCGCTGCGGATAAGAGCATCGATGTTCACGACCGCGCCGTCGCCGCCTTCAACCTCGGCATCGGCTATTATGCGAAAAACGATTTGGACAATGCGATCAAGGCCTGGACCGACGCCGTTTCGTTCGAGCCGGCTTATGCTCATGCCTACAACAATCTCGCCAAAGCCTATTTGGCGAAGACCGATTTCGGTTCGGCGATCAAGAACTACGATCAGGTGATCAAGCTCGATCCGAAACATGCGCTGGCTTATAAGGGCCGTGGTATTGCTGAATTTTTCAACGGTGAAAAGGATAAGGCCAAAGCCGATTTTGAGCAGGCCGTGGCGCTCGATTCGTCCGATGCTTATTCGCTGCTGTGGCTCGAACTGACTAAGCGCAGGCTCGGTGCCAAGGCCTCGCCTGATCTCGCCAAAGCCACGACGCAAGTGAACATGACGTCATGGCCAGCGCCGCTGCTTCTGCTCTACGCAGGTCAGATGACGCCGCACGATGTCGTTCTCGCAGCGCAGAACGTCGATCTCAAGGTTTCCAAGGCGCGCATGTGCGATGTCGGCTTCTACGCTGGCGAGTTTTCGCTCGCCCAAGGCGAAAAGAGCGACGCGATCGAATTGTTCAATCATTCGCTCGATGTTTGCTTCAATTCGGTTGATGAGAAGACGGCTGCGACAGCAGAGCTCAAAGCCCTCGGGCAAAACTAG
- the yacG gene encoding DNA gyrase inhibitor YacG, producing MQSKAHEKHDSAPQSRPCPICGKPASAADRPFCSARCADVDLHRWLKGAYALPAKPEDDDADDSGLRDASPEQD from the coding sequence ATGCAGTCCAAGGCTCACGAAAAGCACGACAGCGCGCCTCAGAGCCGTCCGTGCCCGATTTGCGGCAAGCCGGCGAGCGCAGCGGATCGTCCGTTCTGCTCGGCGCGCTGCGCCGATGTCGATCTGCATCGTTGGCTCAAGGGTGCCTATGCGCTGCCTGCGAAGCCGGAAGATGACGACGCCGACGATTCCGGGCTAAGGGATGCCTCGCCGGAGCAGGATTGA